In one Lolium rigidum isolate FL_2022 chromosome 3, APGP_CSIRO_Lrig_0.1, whole genome shotgun sequence genomic region, the following are encoded:
- the LOC124700471 gene encoding putative rRNA methyltransferase YlbH → MASSTLASSPFLPSLATPNQKRISLRLPARRLPVAASAAPKGAAAAEAARERRRFLERYGLNPDDYEEDTEPDPREERRRERRMRKSGRGEEGAAVAPARPVERRETHKMLQVLAGKVRRRKLLSPKDRNVRPMMEVVRGAAFDILQSAGGSPASLRPGLWLDLYSGTGSVGIEAMSRGCSEAHFVEMDPWVISEVLKPNLDCTGFLGVSHIHMLRVENFLDNAEKSKGSGRYPSFDYISVTPPYVEVNYSTLLDQLSRSPLVGEDCFILVEYPLKTDMPESCGDLIKIADRRFGRTNLLIYGPTWSEKKKGQVLR, encoded by the exons ATGGCTTCCTCCACCCTCGCCTCCTCCCCATTCCTCCCGTCGCTCGCCACCCCGAACCAGAAGCGCATCTCCCTACGCCTCCCCGCTCGCCGTCTCCCGGTAGCTGCCTCCGCGGCTCCTAAGGGCGCAGCGGCTGCGGAGGCGGCGAGGGAGCGGCGGCGATTCCTAGAGCGGTACGGCCTCAACCCCGATGATTACGAGGAAGATACCGAGCCGGACCCCAGG gaagaaaggaggagggagaggcggATGCGGAAGtcggggagaggagaggagggggcCGCGGTTGCTCCGGCAAGGCCGGTGGAGCGCCGGGAAACTCATAAAATGCTTCAG GTACTAGCAGGGAAAGTACGCAGAAGAAAATTGCTTTCACCAAAAGATAGGAACGTTCGTCCAATGATGGAAGTTGTCCGTGGAGCAGCCTTTGACATTTTACAA TCAGCTGGTGGTTCTCCTGCTTCACTCAGGCCTGGTCTGTGGTTAGACTTGTACAGTGGTACTGGATCTGTTGGAATTGAAGCTATGAGCCGAGGCTGTTCAGAG GCGCATTTTGTCGAGATGGACCCTTGGGTTATTTCTGAGGTCCTTAAACCTAATCTGGACTGTACTGGATTTCTTGGTGTTTCACACATACATATGCTTCGTGTTGAAAACTTCTTGGACAATGCTGAAAAATCTAAAG GCTCAGGTAGATATCCTTCTTTTGATTATATTAGTGTTACACCACCGTATGTTGAGGTAAACTACAGTACACTACTGGATCAACTTTCAAGGTCCCCGTTGGTTGGAGAAGATTGCTTCATT CTAGTTGAGTACCCTCTGAAAACAGATATGCCTGAATCCTGTGGAGACCTAATAAAG ATAGCTGACAGGAGGTTTGGTAGGACAAACCTGCTAATCTATGGGCCAACATGGTCAGAGAAAAAGAAAGGGCAGGTCCTGAGATGA